In a genomic window of Nocardiopsis mwathae:
- a CDS encoding ROK family transcriptional regulator yields MPRSTAPSPSNATSGHVLRLIRTGDAATRTEIGRLTGLSRPAVAARLTELMSRGLVSEGSQGPSSGGRPPGRLEFNASGGVVLTAALGISRSQIAVCDLAGHVLAHVGGSPQVEQGPAAAVPWLLDTWEELLAKAGRSTDDVWGAGIGVPGTVEFATGRAASPPVLASWGGVEIRPLIAERFPVPVMLDNDVNVMALGEHWARHRDTVDDLIFVKVSTGIGAGIVSDGAILRGSLGAAGEIGHIPVQGDGTPCRCGNTDCLEAVAGGPALLRQLAAQDRNVTGIRELAALAQEGDPEAVRLVRDAGRRIGEVLAGAVNLLNPAVIVLGGDLALAYDHLVAGVREVVFQRSTALATRQLRIVPSRLWDDAGPLGCAVMVLDRLLAPEAIDTELARR; encoded by the coding sequence ATGCCCCGCAGTACGGCCCCCTCCCCCTCGAACGCCACCAGCGGCCACGTGCTGCGGCTCATCCGCACCGGCGACGCCGCGACCCGTACCGAGATCGGCCGCCTCACCGGCCTGTCCCGCCCGGCCGTCGCCGCGCGCCTCACCGAGCTCATGTCCCGCGGACTGGTGAGCGAGGGCTCTCAGGGCCCCTCCAGCGGCGGGCGTCCGCCCGGCCGGCTGGAGTTCAACGCCTCCGGCGGCGTGGTGCTCACCGCCGCCCTGGGCATCTCCCGCAGCCAGATCGCCGTCTGCGACCTCGCCGGGCACGTGCTCGCCCACGTCGGCGGGTCCCCCCAGGTCGAGCAGGGGCCGGCGGCGGCGGTGCCCTGGCTGCTGGACACCTGGGAGGAGCTGCTGGCCAAGGCGGGGCGCAGCACCGACGACGTGTGGGGCGCGGGCATCGGCGTCCCGGGCACCGTCGAGTTCGCCACCGGGCGGGCGGCCAGCCCTCCGGTCCTGGCCAGCTGGGGCGGCGTGGAGATCCGGCCGCTGATCGCCGAGCGCTTCCCCGTCCCGGTGATGCTCGACAACGACGTCAACGTGATGGCGCTGGGCGAGCACTGGGCACGGCACCGCGACACCGTCGACGACCTCATCTTCGTGAAGGTGTCCACCGGCATCGGAGCGGGCATCGTGTCCGACGGCGCCATTCTGCGCGGCTCGCTGGGCGCTGCCGGCGAGATCGGCCACATCCCCGTCCAGGGCGACGGCACACCCTGCCGGTGCGGCAACACCGACTGCCTTGAGGCCGTGGCGGGGGGCCCGGCCCTGCTCCGCCAGCTCGCGGCCCAGGACCGCAATGTCACCGGTATCCGGGAACTGGCCGCACTCGCCCAGGAGGGCGACCCCGAGGCGGTGCGGCTCGTCCGCGACGCCGGACGCCGGATCGGCGAGGTGCTGGCCGGTGCGGTCAACCTGCTCAACCCCGCCGTCATCGTGCTCGGCGGGGACCTCGCCCTGGCCTACGACCACCTGGTGGCGGGGGTGCGCGAAGTCGTCTTCCAGCGCTCCACCGCACTGGCTACGCGGCAGCTGCGCATCGTGCCCAGCCGCCTGTGGGACGACGCCGGACCGCTGGGCTGCGCGGTCATGGTGCTCGACCGCCTGCTCGCACCGGAGGCGATCGACACCGAACTCGCGCGCAGATGA
- a CDS encoding HAD-IA family hydrolase, giving the protein MTRAAYEAVLCDIDGVLRLWDPAPLRALEREFGLDDGALARAAFAPHRLTPAVTGAVTDAQWRAGVAADLTEGCGSRERAAALVARWSALRPEVDTGVLALLNAVRQRARVVLVSNATTRLEEELHALGLADAADAVISSSRLGVAKPDPAIYSAAAAAAQVPLDACLFVDDTAANVEAARGLGMAGLHYTGAEALRDVLSSLLA; this is encoded by the coding sequence ATGACCCGAGCGGCCTATGAGGCGGTCCTGTGTGACATCGACGGCGTGCTGCGGCTGTGGGACCCCGCCCCTCTGCGGGCCCTGGAGCGGGAGTTCGGACTGGACGACGGGGCACTGGCGCGGGCCGCCTTCGCGCCGCACCGGCTCACCCCCGCCGTCACCGGGGCGGTCACCGACGCCCAGTGGCGTGCCGGTGTGGCTGCCGACCTGACCGAGGGCTGTGGTTCCAGGGAGCGCGCCGCAGCACTGGTGGCCCGGTGGTCGGCGTTGCGCCCCGAAGTCGACACCGGGGTGCTGGCCCTGCTGAACGCCGTCCGGCAGCGGGCACGGGTGGTGCTGGTCTCCAATGCCACGACGCGGCTGGAGGAGGAGCTGCACGCGCTCGGTCTGGCCGACGCCGCCGACGCGGTGATCAGCTCCTCCCGGTTGGGTGTGGCCAAACCGGACCCCGCCATCTACTCGGCCGCGGCCGCAGCGGCGCAGGTGCCGCTCGACGCCTGCCTGTTCGTCGACGACACCGCGGCCAACGTCGAGGCCGCGCGCGGCCTCGGCATGGCGGGCCTGCACTACACCGGTGCCGAGGCGCTGCGCGACGTCCTTTCCTCTCTGCTCGCCTAG
- the zwf gene encoding glucose-6-phosphate dehydrogenase, with product MPHHTASPPTDLVVFGGTGDLSMRKLLPALFLCDRDGGLDPRTRIIAASRDGLADADFRDKAAAAVQNSPAVLRAGDVDPLTLRRFTARLHHVTVDVGGDPDSWSALGSLLSPDRPRVFYLALPPMLFGRICRDLGAAGLVTDDSRVVLEKPLGRDLASARAINEEVGEVFAEHQVFRIDHYLGKETVQNLLALRFANMFLEPIWNSRWVDHVQITAAETVGVGTRRGYYDGSGAMRDMVQNHLLQLLCLIAMEPPASFDREAVRDEKVKVLQALRPLAGADAGAHTARGQYAAGRAGGQDVPGYTDEPGGAGPSATETFVALEAGIANWRWSGVPFYLRTGKRMARHYSEIVVQFRDVPHAIFPGQAASANRLVIRLQPEETIHLHMLAKEPGAGALRLRPAPLELSFADTFAERSPDAYERLLMDVLAGNPTLFMRRDELEAAWRWVDPIIAAWDGTEPEPYAPGSTGPAGAHHLIGRSGRTWHEEELNR from the coding sequence ATGCCTCACCACACGGCTTCCCCGCCGACCGACCTGGTCGTCTTCGGAGGCACCGGCGACCTCTCGATGCGCAAGCTGCTCCCGGCCCTCTTCCTCTGCGACCGGGACGGCGGGCTCGACCCCCGGACGCGGATCATCGCCGCCTCGCGCGACGGCCTCGCCGACGCCGACTTCCGCGACAAGGCCGCCGCGGCCGTCCAGAACAGCCCCGCCGTACTGCGCGCCGGCGACGTCGACCCCCTGACCCTCCGCCGCTTCACCGCGCGGCTCCACCACGTCACCGTCGACGTCGGAGGCGACCCCGACTCCTGGTCCGCACTCGGCAGCCTCCTGAGCCCCGACCGCCCCCGCGTCTTCTACCTGGCGCTGCCCCCGATGCTCTTCGGCCGCATCTGCCGCGACCTCGGCGCCGCCGGGTTGGTCACCGACGACTCCCGCGTCGTCCTGGAGAAACCGCTGGGCCGCGATCTCGCCTCCGCGCGCGCCATCAACGAGGAGGTCGGGGAGGTATTCGCCGAGCACCAGGTCTTCCGCATCGACCACTACCTCGGCAAGGAGACCGTGCAGAACCTGCTGGCGCTGCGCTTCGCCAACATGTTCCTGGAGCCCATCTGGAACAGCCGCTGGGTCGACCACGTGCAGATCACCGCCGCGGAGACCGTGGGTGTCGGCACCCGCCGCGGCTACTACGACGGCTCCGGCGCCATGCGCGACATGGTCCAGAACCACCTGCTGCAGCTGCTGTGCCTCATCGCGATGGAGCCCCCCGCCAGCTTCGACCGCGAGGCCGTCCGCGACGAGAAGGTCAAGGTACTCCAGGCACTGCGCCCCCTGGCCGGGGCCGACGCCGGTGCGCACACAGCCCGCGGCCAGTACGCCGCCGGGCGCGCGGGTGGCCAGGACGTGCCCGGCTACACCGACGAACCGGGCGGCGCCGGGCCGAGCGCCACCGAGACGTTCGTCGCGCTGGAGGCCGGGATCGCCAACTGGCGCTGGTCCGGTGTCCCCTTCTACCTGCGTACCGGCAAGCGCATGGCGCGCCACTACTCCGAGATCGTCGTCCAGTTCCGCGACGTCCCGCACGCGATCTTCCCCGGCCAGGCGGCATCGGCCAACCGGCTGGTCATCCGCCTGCAGCCCGAGGAGACCATCCACCTGCACATGCTCGCCAAGGAGCCGGGTGCCGGCGCGCTGAGACTGAGACCCGCGCCCCTCGAACTCAGCTTCGCCGACACCTTCGCCGAGCGCTCCCCCGACGCCTATGAGCGCCTGCTGATGGACGTCCTGGCGGGCAACCCCACCCTGTTCATGCGCCGCGACGAGCTCGAAGCGGCCTGGCGGTGGGTCGACCCGATCATCGCCGCCTGGGACGGGACCGAACCGGAACCCTACGCACCGGGCAGCACCGGCCCCGCGGGCGCCCACCACCTGATCGGCCGTTCGGGCCGCACCTGGCACGAAGAGGAACTCAACCGATGA
- a CDS encoding VOC family protein, with protein sequence MLRGFATISLWAEDVVAAKEWYTEVLGIAPYFERRGPDGRLAYVEFRFGDYRSELGLIDRRYAPAGHSSGTGGTVVYCHVNDVKAAYDRLLSLGAAEHEAPTDREEGFITASVLDPFGNILGVMYNPHYLGMLASLTGAAAHGAGQSGSRG encoded by the coding sequence ATGCTCAGGGGATTCGCGACCATCAGCCTGTGGGCGGAGGACGTCGTAGCGGCGAAGGAGTGGTACACGGAGGTTCTGGGCATCGCCCCCTACTTCGAGCGGCGGGGGCCGGACGGCCGACTCGCCTATGTCGAGTTCCGCTTCGGCGACTACCGGAGTGAACTGGGTCTGATCGACCGCCGCTACGCACCCGCCGGGCATTCATCCGGCACGGGCGGCACCGTCGTCTACTGCCACGTCAACGACGTGAAGGCGGCCTACGACCGCCTGCTGTCCCTGGGAGCAGCAGAGCACGAGGCCCCGACCGACAGGGAAGAGGGGTTCATCACCGCCTCGGTGCTCGACCCCTTCGGCAACATCCTCGGGGTCATGTACAACCCGCACTATCTGGGCATGCTGGCGTCGCTCACCGGAGCGGCCGCGCACGGGGCCGGACAGTCGGGCAGCAGGGGATGA
- the edd gene encoding phosphogluconate dehydratase, with translation MTDAPQTPHPRITEVTERIAARSAETRSAYLARIRAAAAEGPARSALGCANLAHGFAACAPLEKKSLSESVKPNIAIVSSYNDMLSAHQPLEAYPALLKAAVAEAGGIAQFAGGVPAMCDGVTQGRPGMELSLFSRDVIAMAAAVALSHDMFDGALMLGVCDKIVPGLLIGALSFGHLPTVFVPAGPMPSGLPNPEKAKVRQLFAEGKAGRKELLQAESAAYHAPGTCTFYGTANSNQMLMEVMGLHLPGASFEQAGTPLREALTAEAGRRVTGLTALGENHTPIGEVVDERAIVNAVVALLATGGSTNHTLHLVAIAAAAGIELTWDDFAALSEVVPLLTRMYPNGTADVNRFHEVGGMAYLIGRLLDAGLLHEDVATVTGRGLGSYRQRPALDGTRVTWGDEPKQSGDTTVLRPADDPFSADGGLRMVTGNLGRAVIKVSAVAPERHVIEAPAKVFDSQAALQDAFATGELEGDFVAVVRFQGPRANGMPELHKLTPPLGVLQDRGQKVALVTDGRMSGASGKVPAAIHVSPEAAAGGPLARVREGDTIRLDAITGTLEVLAPDLMEREAAEATVDSSTGTGRELFAAFRAAVGPAERGAAVFGGDR, from the coding sequence ATGACCGACGCCCCGCAGACCCCCCACCCCCGCATCACCGAGGTCACCGAGCGGATCGCCGCCCGCAGCGCCGAGACCCGCTCCGCCTACCTCGCCCGCATCCGCGCAGCGGCCGCCGAGGGCCCCGCCCGCTCCGCGCTGGGCTGCGCCAACCTCGCCCACGGCTTCGCCGCCTGCGCGCCGCTGGAGAAGAAGAGCCTCAGCGAGTCGGTCAAGCCGAACATCGCGATCGTGTCGTCCTACAACGACATGCTCTCCGCTCACCAGCCGCTGGAGGCCTACCCCGCCCTGCTGAAGGCCGCGGTCGCCGAGGCCGGCGGCATCGCCCAGTTCGCCGGCGGCGTGCCGGCCATGTGCGACGGGGTCACCCAGGGCCGCCCCGGCATGGAGCTGTCCCTGTTCAGCCGGGACGTCATCGCCATGGCCGCCGCCGTGGCCCTGTCCCACGACATGTTCGACGGCGCGCTCATGCTCGGCGTGTGCGACAAGATCGTGCCCGGCCTGCTCATCGGCGCCCTGTCCTTCGGCCACCTCCCGACCGTCTTCGTGCCCGCCGGACCCATGCCCTCCGGACTGCCCAACCCCGAGAAGGCGAAGGTCCGCCAGCTGTTCGCCGAGGGCAAGGCCGGGCGCAAGGAGCTGCTGCAGGCCGAGTCGGCCGCCTACCACGCGCCCGGCACGTGCACCTTCTACGGCACCGCCAACTCCAACCAGATGCTCATGGAAGTCATGGGCCTGCACCTGCCCGGCGCCAGCTTCGAGCAGGCCGGCACCCCGCTACGCGAGGCGTTGACCGCCGAGGCCGGGCGGCGGGTGACCGGCCTGACCGCGCTGGGTGAGAACCACACACCCATCGGCGAGGTCGTCGACGAGCGCGCGATCGTCAACGCCGTCGTGGCGCTGCTGGCCACGGGCGGGTCGACCAACCACACCCTGCACCTCGTCGCCATCGCCGCGGCCGCCGGGATCGAACTGACCTGGGACGACTTCGCCGCGCTGTCGGAGGTGGTGCCGCTGCTGACACGCATGTACCCCAACGGCACCGCCGACGTGAACCGGTTCCACGAGGTCGGCGGCATGGCCTACCTCATCGGACGGCTGCTGGACGCCGGGCTGCTGCACGAGGACGTCGCCACCGTCACCGGCCGTGGCCTGGGCAGCTACCGTCAGCGCCCCGCCCTCGACGGCACCCGCGTGACCTGGGGCGATGAGCCCAAGCAGAGCGGCGACACCACTGTCCTGCGCCCCGCCGACGACCCGTTCTCCGCCGACGGCGGCCTGCGCATGGTCACCGGGAACCTCGGCCGCGCCGTCATCAAGGTCTCGGCCGTCGCCCCTGAGCGCCACGTCATCGAGGCACCCGCCAAGGTCTTCGACAGCCAGGCCGCGCTGCAGGACGCGTTCGCCACCGGTGAGCTGGAGGGCGACTTCGTCGCCGTCGTCCGCTTCCAGGGGCCGCGCGCCAACGGCATGCCCGAGCTGCACAAGCTCACCCCGCCGCTGGGCGTCCTGCAGGACCGCGGGCAGAAGGTCGCGCTGGTCACCGACGGCCGGATGTCCGGCGCCTCGGGCAAGGTCCCCGCCGCCATCCACGTCTCCCCCGAGGCCGCGGCCGGCGGCCCGCTGGCCCGCGTCCGCGAGGGCGACACCATCCGCCTCGACGCCATCACCGGAACGCTGGAGGTCCTGGCCCCCGACCTCATGGAGCGTGAGGCGGCCGAGGCCACCGTCGACTCCTCCACCGGCACCGGACGCGAGCTGTTCGCCGCGTTCCGCGCCGCCGTCGGCCCGGCCGAACGCGGCGCCGCGGTGTTCGGAGGCGACCGGTGA
- a CDS encoding cation:proton antiporter family protein: MEPAFIAAAFVGGLTAMAVRLPPLVGFLLAGFVLNFLGYELTPELETLADLGVTLLLFTIGLKLDVRSLLSREVWGTATAHMAASTLVIAVAVGALKFTGLALLQGTDWTTLLLLGFALSFSSTVFAVKVLEERSEMGSLYGRLAIGVLVMQDIFAVVFITASTGSYPSTWALLLLLLIPAAPLLRRLLDRLGHGEMQVLFGVTAALVLGYALFDLVGIKGDLGVLILGMLLAPAANAAPLAKALFSVKELLLVGFFLSIGLTALPTWETFALALALLLLVPLKGALFTTLFLRFRLRGRTSLLSGLTLSNFSEFGLIVGALAASQGWLSDDWLVVLALTVAMSFIAAAPLNSRGEAVYRVAAPWLNRREHGDLLPSDRPIDIAGAHAVVLGMGRVGRGTYDRLRDAHRMSVVGVEHNPATVERLRAEGYRVVQGDASDSDFWERLTLSSQVELVVLAMPHQRGNLAALDSLRKGDCSAVVAGVVTHADEIDELRRRGADEVFHLYGEAGRALADDAAQRIVGR; this comes from the coding sequence ATGGAACCCGCGTTCATCGCCGCCGCCTTCGTCGGCGGGCTCACCGCCATGGCCGTCCGCCTGCCCCCACTCGTCGGATTCCTCCTCGCAGGCTTCGTGCTCAACTTCCTGGGCTATGAGCTCACCCCCGAGCTGGAGACCCTCGCCGACCTCGGTGTCACCCTGCTGCTGTTCACCATCGGCCTCAAGCTCGACGTCCGCTCCCTGCTCAGCCGCGAGGTCTGGGGGACGGCCACCGCGCACATGGCGGCATCCACCCTGGTGATCGCGGTCGCCGTCGGCGCCCTGAAGTTCACCGGCCTGGCACTCCTGCAGGGAACCGACTGGACCACCCTGCTGCTACTGGGTTTCGCGCTGTCCTTCTCCAGCACCGTGTTCGCGGTGAAGGTGCTGGAGGAGCGCAGCGAGATGGGGTCGCTCTACGGCCGACTGGCCATCGGTGTCCTGGTCATGCAGGACATCTTCGCCGTCGTGTTCATCACCGCCTCCACCGGAAGCTACCCGAGCACATGGGCGCTGCTCCTGCTGCTGCTCATCCCGGCGGCACCACTGCTGCGCCGGCTGCTGGACCGCCTCGGCCACGGCGAGATGCAGGTGCTGTTCGGCGTGACCGCCGCCCTGGTACTCGGGTACGCGCTGTTCGACCTCGTTGGGATCAAGGGCGACCTGGGCGTGCTGATCCTGGGTATGCTGCTCGCTCCGGCGGCCAACGCCGCGCCGCTGGCCAAGGCGCTGTTCTCCGTCAAGGAACTCCTTCTCGTCGGCTTCTTCCTCAGCATCGGCCTCACCGCACTGCCCACCTGGGAGACGTTCGCCCTGGCGCTCGCCCTGCTACTGCTGGTGCCGCTGAAGGGCGCCCTGTTCACCACCCTGTTCCTGCGCTTCCGGCTGCGCGGCCGCACCTCCCTGCTGTCCGGTCTGACTCTGAGCAACTTCTCGGAGTTCGGGCTCATCGTCGGCGCCCTGGCGGCCTCGCAGGGGTGGCTCTCCGACGATTGGCTGGTGGTCCTCGCGCTGACCGTGGCGATGAGCTTCATCGCGGCCGCACCGCTGAACTCGCGCGGTGAAGCCGTGTACCGGGTGGCCGCCCCCTGGCTGAACCGCCGCGAGCACGGCGACCTGCTCCCCAGCGACCGCCCCATCGACATCGCCGGTGCCCATGCCGTGGTCCTGGGTATGGGGCGCGTGGGCCGGGGCACCTACGACCGGCTGCGCGACGCCCACCGGATGTCGGTGGTCGGCGTGGAGCACAACCCGGCCACCGTCGAGCGGCTGCGAGCCGAGGGGTACCGGGTCGTGCAGGGCGACGCCAGCGACTCCGACTTCTGGGAGCGGCTCACCCTCTCCTCCCAGGTGGAGCTGGTCGTCCTGGCGATGCCCCACCAGCGCGGCAACCTCGCCGCCCTGGACAGCCTGCGCAAGGGCGACTGCAGCGCGGTGGTCGCGGGCGTTGTCACCCATGCCGACGAGATCGACGAGCTGCGCCGGCGCGGCGCGGACGAGGTCTTCCACCTGTACGGAGAGGCCGGTCGGGCACTCGCCGATGACGCCGCCCAGCGCATCGTGGGCCGCTGA
- a CDS encoding NPCBM/NEW2 domain-containing protein — translation MKKDVKVPTPLLTGVGGALIGALVVFLAMALASPRTSDPDDAVSPEDAPPPPAPASATPEPSPTAPPGTPSPEPTPSPTSSADADSGGPSRTGDRQSMAGWDPVDEKGWMEWGGATMNTEDFTDALLSGNLCRSERWAEFNLQRQWSTLEVTVGLDDESGSEDGASFEIIGDGERLDQATMSLGESRKLTADVEGLLRLRLAVKGTDGNKCGTSTTAVWGDPVLYD, via the coding sequence ATGAAGAAGGACGTCAAGGTTCCCACCCCGCTGCTGACGGGTGTGGGAGGGGCGCTCATCGGCGCACTCGTCGTGTTCCTGGCGATGGCACTGGCCTCGCCCCGAACCTCCGACCCCGACGATGCGGTCTCGCCCGAGGACGCCCCACCGCCCCCCGCACCCGCTTCTGCGACACCAGAGCCATCCCCGACGGCACCACCCGGCACCCCCTCTCCCGAACCGACCCCGTCCCCGACAAGCAGTGCGGACGCTGACAGCGGGGGGCCATCGCGCACCGGCGACCGGCAGTCCATGGCCGGATGGGACCCCGTCGACGAGAAGGGGTGGATGGAGTGGGGCGGCGCCACGATGAACACGGAGGACTTCACAGACGCGCTGCTCTCCGGCAACCTGTGCCGCAGCGAACGGTGGGCCGAGTTCAACCTTCAACGCCAGTGGTCCACTCTGGAGGTCACCGTCGGCCTGGATGACGAGTCGGGCTCCGAAGACGGAGCCTCTTTCGAGATCATCGGCGACGGAGAACGCCTCGACCAGGCGACCATGTCACTCGGGGAGAGCAGAAAGCTCACCGCGGACGTCGAGGGGCTTCTGCGCCTCCGACTGGCCGTAAAGGGCACCGACGGAAACAAGTGCGGTACCAGTACCACCGCCGTGTGGGGCGACCCCGTCCTCTACGACTAG